One window from the genome of Daphnia pulex isolate KAP4 chromosome 9, ASM2113471v1 encodes:
- the LOC124202808 gene encoding uncharacterized protein LOC124202808: MRKQRDGQVAMYDMKVKTPPMASKRRSWTGRLKDRFKSSAGQYGTVVVSSNSGGVESHMAGPGEDWTSAWVTHPHLQEGHHAPSVPSLQGSVFVAANFVYDYRKKYGLDPANGWMATPAVGSIAIRRTTDWTTTRGLYPVRTSPVFRAADPSMEVGPMSERKATVQTKMAEDHYGTYEFRAADVNQNIRQMRENKQQQQQHRVSVSHAAAPPLPTSVPPPLYLSDDDADDGESDASDESPPQTTVAVDRPGLIVSGQRICILTGQDSPAAIKAEKVSLKVEFQRSCPLRRSLSDRARPKMAAPASFHDTTRLTQKTRSRGSLHDLFGLSPPEPLTIPVTTTTAATPPTPQSPNNRRKTIVRPTEPPPPPPPPTPVYAGVSIKVGTGPESPDDDTPPPPPPVAPPRRIYRHSKTDNDSLPRDSSANKSASELAASVPVTPLPTLDLSPGITSWAGRPLIGQMVSWTAWSGHQHHQQESEAFDAVKEDKQPLPAAGRNRTSEPPPPPVVVTRPEPPPPPASGENEPKRRPVSRLWPSFSSIGRDRSASRVQADPSLLLPPPAEEEHIYEEIDDMKERGRGLSRAGRGGSFAGASRQDILRYLEELRKKHPTGIISVEAEQRERKRPNSPSPASPMTPSLPQLIPADEEEDDEMGALLLAMRHNGPNRNSNRSTQSSTSTQSSSQESALSAPGITPTSSTGGYQNGGSGGGEIERNDSGVGSETSGTAQRLRRMRRLNKSSAHHQPTHTTTEGSSTTTLPSSGQDGPAAIPWCVDCDQPLEPDQEEHDSLVCHRCARRRCERREVLAELLETEVRYGRDLRVLQDELYKPLLVAGLVPLRQLDAVFLNVTELSGQSQRFGQRLREAVEIALEQGDEDLLTVDVARLFLDKETEEMMDAFRRYCVRSGEASLLLSTLEKERELLRIFLRASQLENPALRRMDLHAFLMVPVQRITKYPLLLGRLLRATAQQDVEMREALREAQAKVESYLTAINAEAKELGTVSRPWRRGYSVPNLNANNASANSSSMQRPSGEELMNLRLRKLAMDCLGWSDNAAAQLVMEGYVKLTQPGELLLTTTRSRGRTLKWQNVWMGLVTLNHQDSNKTNVFELGGETVADSAPVTFGVKPTVQEAAVVLIKDVKNARPGPSIYRDPLMLSYCTISSEADELPNFFEIHHIVTKESFICQTIEAGQTQQWLHRLRTLSLGLGRWKQRRNALPHVMMIN; this comes from the exons ATGCGCAAACAAAGAGACGGACAAGTTGCCATGTACGACATGAAAGTCAAAACGCCGCCGATGGCCAGCAAGAGGCGATCGTGGACGGGCCGGCTCAAGGATCGATTCAAATCGTCGGCCGGCCAATACGGAACGGTCGTCGTCTCCTCCAACAGCGGCGGCGTCGAGTCTCACATGGCCGGACCGGGTGAGGACTGGACGAGCGCCTGGGTCACGCATCCGCACCTGCAGGAAGGACACCACGCCCCTTCGGTTCCGTCGCTCCAGGGCAGCGTTTTCGTGGCCGCCAACTTCGTCTACGACTACCGCAAGAAATACGGGCTCGATCCGGCCAACGGATGGATGGCCACTCCGGCGGTGGGCTCGATCGCCATCCGGCGAACCACCGACTGGACAACCACCCGTGGATTGTATCCAGTGAGGACTTCACCCGTTTTTCGTGCGGCCGATCCGTCGATGGAGGTCGGCCCGATGAGCGAAAGAAAGGCGACAGTCCAGACCAAAATGGCCGAAGATCATTACGGCACCTACGAGTTCCGGGCGGCGGATGTCAACCAAAACATCCGCCAGATGAGGGAGAAtaaacagcaacagcagcagcacagagtGTCGGTCAGTCACGCGGCAGCCCCGCCTTTACCGACGTCCGTTCCTCCGCCGCTCTACCTGTCGGATGACGACGCTGACGACGGTGAAAGCGACGCCAGCGACGAATCTCCTCCGCAGACGACGGTGGCCGTCGATCGACCGGGTCTGATCGTCAGCGGCCAGCGGATTTGCATCTTGACGGGCCAAGATTCGCCGGCGGCCATCAAGGCCGAGAAAGTCAGTCTCAAGGTGGAATTCCAGCGGAGCTGTCCACTCCGGCGGAGTCTGAGCGATCGGGCACGACCCAAGATGGCGGCGCCGGCCAGTTTTCACGACACGACCCGCCTGACACAAAAGACTCGATCACGCGGATCGCTCCACGATCTTTTCGGCTTGTCTCCGCCGGAACCGCTAACGATTCcggtgacgacgacgacggccgctACTCCACCGACACCGCAGTCGCCCAACAACCGGCGCAAAACGATCGTCCGGCCGACTGAGCCACCGcctccgccacctccgccCACTCCGGTCTATGCCGGAGTGTCCATCAAGGTTGGGACGGGACCGGAAAGCCCCGACGACGACactccgccgcctccgccaccTGTGGCCCCTCCGCGCCGCATTTACCGGCACTCGAAAACGGACAACGACAGTCTACCCCGAGACTCGTCGGCCAACAAGTCGGCCAGCGAGTTGGCCGCATCAGTTCCTGTCACACCTCTTCCGACATTAGATCTCTCTCCTGGTATCACTTCGTGGGCTGGACGGCCTCTCATCGGACAG ATGGTGAGCTGGACAGCCTGGTCTGGCCACCAGCATCACCAGCAAGAGTCCGAAGCCTTCGACGCTGTCAAAGAAGATAAACAACCGCTTCCAGCAGCCGGAAGAAATCGAACGTCGgagcctcctcctcctcctgtggTGGTAACGCGTCCggaacctcctcctcctccggcgTCTGGTGAAAACGAACCCAAACGTCGGCCCGTCTCTCGTCTGTGGCCGTCTTTCTCGTCCATCGGGCGTGATCGATCGGCCAGTCGGGTGCAGGCCGACCCGTCCTTGTTGTTGCCTCCGCCCGCCGAGGAGGAGCACATTTACGAGGAGATTGACGACATGAAGGAGCGCGGCAGGGGACTGAGCCGGGCCGGCCGCGGCGGCTCCTTCGCCGGCGCCAGTCGCCAGGACATTTTGCGCTACCTCGAGGAATTGCGCAAGAAACACCCGACGGGCATCATTTCGGTGGAGGCCGAGCAGAGAGAGCGGAAGCGACCCAACAGTCCCAGTCCGGCCAGTCCCATGACGCCCAGTTTGCCGCAGCTGATTCCGGCCgacgaggaggaagacgaCGAGATGGGCGCCCTCCTTTTGGCCATGCGCCACAACGGCCCCAATCGCAACAGCAACCGGAGCACGCAGTCCAGCACCAGCACGCAATCCAGCAGCCAGGAAAGCGCCCTATCGGCTCCGGGAATCACGCCAACGTCCTCGACCGGCGGTTACCAG aatGGCGGCAGCGGAGGAGGTGAGATCGAGCGGAACGATTCGGGCGTTGGCTCCGAGACTTCGGGAACGGCCCAGAGGTTAAGGCGGATGCGTCGTTTGAATAAATCGTCTGCTCATCACCAGCCGACCCATACAACGACGGAAGGATCGTCGACCACCACTTTGCCCAGCAGCGGCCAAGACGGTCCGGCCGCTATCCCGTGGTGTGTCGACTGTGACCAACCGCTGGAGCCGGATCAAGAAGA gcACGACAGTTTGGTGTGTCACCGATGCGCTCGGCGTCGCTGCGAGCGTCGCGAAGTGCTGGCCGAGCTGTTGGAGACGGAAGTTCGCTACGGTCGTGACTTGCGCGTCCTTCAAGACGAATTATACAAGCCCTTACTAGTCGCCGGCCTTGTTCCTCTACGCCAATTAg ATGCCGTGTTCCTGAACGTGACGGAATTGAGCGGGCAGAGCCAGCGGTTTGGCCAGCGACTGCGCGAAGCCGTCGAGATCGCCCTGGAACAAGGCGACGAGGACCTCCTGACGGTCGACGTCGCCCGTCTCTTCTTGGACAAAGAAACCGAGGAGATGATGGACGCCTTTCGTCGTTACTGCGTCCGCTCC GGTGAGGCCTCGCTGTTGCTATCCACGCTGGAAAAGGAACGCGAATTGTTGCGCATCTTCTTGCGAGCGTCTCAGCTGGAGAATCCGGCCCTCCGGCGGATGGATCTGCACGCTTTCCTCATG GTTCCCGTTCAAAGGATCACCAAATATCCGCTACTTTTGGGGAGATTGCTCCGCGCCACTGCCCAGCAGGACGTGGAGATGCGCGAAGCTTTGCGCGAGGCCCAGGCCAAAGTGGAATCCTACCTGACGGCCATCAACGCG GAGGCCAAAGAACTTGGAACTGTTTCCCGACCGTGGCGGCGCGGTTACTCGGTGCCCAATCTCAACGCCAACAACGCTTCAGCCAACTCGAGCAGCATGCAGCGGCCATCCGGCGAAGAGTTGATGAACCTTCGGTTACGCAAG TTGGCGATGGATTGCCTCGGTTGGTCGGACAACGCCGCTGCCCAGTTGGTAATGGAGGGCTACGTGAAACTGACGCAGCCGGGTGAACTGCTTTTGACCACCACCCGCAGCCGAGGCCGCACTCTCAAATGGCAGAACGTCTGGATGGGCCTCGTCACTCTCAACCACCAA GACAGCAACAAGACCAACGTCTTCGAGCTGGGCGGAGAAACCGTGGCCGACAGCGCCCCAGTGACGTTTGGCGTGAAACCAACCGTCCAAGAAGCCGCAGTCGTCCTCATCAAAGACGTCAAGAATGCCAGACCTGGACCTTCTATTTATAGG GATCCTCTGATGCTCTCCTACTGCACAATCAGCAGCGAGGCGGACGAACTGCCCAACTTCTTCGAGATCCATCACATCGTCACCAAAGAGTCGTTCATTTGCCAGACGATCGAAGCCGGCCAGACCCAGCAGTGGCTGCACAGGTTACGGACCCTCAGCCTGGGTCTCGGCCGGTGGAAGCAGCGCCGGAACGCCTTACCTCACGTCATGATGATCAACTGA